In the genome of Deltaproteobacteria bacterium, one region contains:
- a CDS encoding divalent-cation tolerance protein CutA, whose translation METYVQVVTTTETREDGKKIAKALVEKRLAACVQLVGPIVSTYWWKDNVETAEEWQCLIKSKKSLYGKVEKAIKLLHPYETPEIIALPIVSGSDDYLEWLNGELK comes from the coding sequence ATGGAAACATACGTCCAGGTGGTTACGACAACCGAGACAAGAGAAGACGGCAAAAAAATTGCTAAAGCCTTGGTAGAAAAAAGATTGGCTGCCTGCGTTCAGCTTGTCGGGCCGATTGTCAGCACCTATTGGTGGAAGGACAACGTAGAGACTGCCGAAGAATGGCAGTGCCTCATAAAGAGTAAAAAGAGCCTTTACGGCAAAGTTGAGAAAGCAATCAAGCTTCTCCACCCTTATGAGACGCCGGAAATAATCGCTTTGCCCATTGTCTCCGGCAGCGATGACTACCTCGAATGGCTAAATGGCGAGCTCAAGTGA
- a CDS encoding Slp family lipoprotein, giving the protein MSFGGIQKVALAVLVSFLVAGCLTGCATVPSRQFRAEAIPTPFKALLKDTEAYKGQRVILGGYIIETINEPNRTLLVILQAPLDFQNRPKSQDLSEGRFLVQTRDFLDPEVFSKDRKLTVGGTVQGTLSRQLGNTTYPYPLIESIELHLWSKEARYARPYDPYYPYWHRPWRPYDPFHPWWW; this is encoded by the coding sequence ATGTCTTTTGGTGGAATCCAAAAAGTTGCACTTGCCGTCTTGGTTTCGTTTCTCGTTGCCGGTTGTCTGACCGGTTGCGCCACGGTGCCTTCCAGGCAATTCCGTGCCGAGGCGATACCCACACCTTTCAAGGCCCTGCTAAAGGATACGGAGGCGTACAAGGGACAGCGTGTCATCCTGGGAGGCTATATCATCGAGACCATCAATGAGCCGAACAGGACACTGCTGGTCATTTTGCAGGCACCGCTCGATTTCCAGAACAGACCCAAGTCGCAGGACCTGTCCGAGGGGCGCTTTCTGGTCCAAACGAGAGATTTTCTGGATCCGGAGGTTTTCAGCAAGGACCGGAAACTCACCGTGGGCGGTACGGTGCAGGGAACCCTCTCCAGGCAACTGGGAAACACCACCTATCCCTATCCTCTGATAGAGTCCATAGAGCTTCATCTTTGGTCCAAAGAGGCCCGTTATGCGAGACCGTACGATCCGTACTATCCCTACTGGCACCGCCCGTGGCGCCCCTACGATCCCTTCCATCCGTGGTGGTGGTAG
- a CDS encoding Slp family lipoprotein, producing the protein MSWTGRLFLFCLVPTMVGCASGISGHARSQVTYHGSFSALQVDIDRHRGEVVMLGGRVIETQGGQPTSEMTVLQLPLDGRGRPEDGDRTEGRFLLRSTGFLDPALYEKGTLVTVVGTVTGGESRLIGSFAYDHAVVEILEITSWRGRQGRSPQFHFGIGVGTSF; encoded by the coding sequence GTGAGCTGGACAGGACGATTGTTTCTCTTCTGCCTTGTTCCGACCATGGTCGGGTGTGCGAGCGGCATCTCCGGGCACGCCCGCTCGCAGGTCACGTACCACGGATCGTTTTCGGCCCTGCAGGTGGATATCGACCGGCACCGGGGCGAGGTGGTCATGCTGGGAGGCAGGGTCATCGAAACGCAAGGCGGTCAACCCACTTCGGAGATGACCGTCCTGCAACTGCCCCTTGACGGGCGAGGGCGACCCGAAGACGGGGACCGGACGGAAGGGCGTTTCTTGCTCCGATCAACCGGGTTCCTTGATCCCGCGCTCTACGAAAAAGGGACCCTGGTCACGGTTGTGGGCACGGTGACCGGCGGTGAATCCCGGCTTATCGGCAGCTTTGCCTACGACCATGCGGTCGTGGAGATCCTCGAGATCACGTCTTGGCGCGGCCGGCAAGGGAGATCGCCCCAATTCCACTTCGGCATCGGGGTCGGCACGTCATTTTAG
- a CDS encoding DUF72 domain-containing protein has translation MEQQIRIGTSGWTYTHWIKLFYPEDWPKSRWLEYYTQHFDTVELNSSFYRLPLVKTFENWKTRTPERFLWALKANKYITHIKRLKEPGEPLERFYTAASGLKEKQGPILFQLPPSLSFDENEFEHFCRSLNPSLLHALEVRHPSWITDRLFAILKKHNIAFCIADTAGRYPYHEVVTGDFVYVRLHGSKKLYASDYSEGELQTWAQKIDEWEKDTYLYFDNDFEGHAVKNAKRLKEILGLS, from the coding sequence ATGGAACAACAAATAAGAATCGGCACATCAGGTTGGACCTACACGCACTGGATAAAACTATTCTATCCTGAAGACTGGCCCAAATCAAGATGGCTGGAATACTATACCCAACATTTTGACACGGTAGAGCTCAATTCCTCCTTTTACCGGCTTCCCCTTGTCAAGACCTTCGAAAACTGGAAGACCCGGACACCTGAGCGTTTCCTTTGGGCGCTAAAGGCCAATAAATATATTACCCACATAAAGCGCCTGAAAGAGCCGGGGGAGCCTTTGGAGCGATTCTATACGGCTGCATCCGGCCTCAAAGAAAAACAGGGGCCTATTCTCTTTCAGCTGCCGCCAAGTCTTTCCTTTGATGAAAATGAGTTTGAGCACTTTTGTCGATCCTTGAACCCATCTTTGCTCCATGCCCTGGAGGTACGGCACCCTTCCTGGATCACCGACCGGCTTTTTGCTATCCTAAAAAAGCACAACATTGCCTTCTGCATTGCAGATACGGCGGGCAGATATCCTTACCATGAAGTCGTAACTGGAGATTTTGTCTACGTCCGCCTACATGGCTCCAAGAAGCTTTACGCCTCTGACTATTCAGAAGGAGAGCTTCAGACTTGGGCCCAAAAGATCGACGAATGGGAGAAGGATACGTACCTCTATTTTGACAATGACTTTGAAGGACATGCGGTTAAGAATGCCAAGCGACTGAAGGAAATACTGGGTCTTTCGTGA